The Zalophus californianus isolate mZalCal1 chromosome 8, mZalCal1.pri.v2, whole genome shotgun sequence genome has a segment encoding these proteins:
- the DYNLRB1 gene encoding dynein light chain roadblock-type 1 isoform X2, with protein sequence MAEVEETLKRLQSQKGVQGIIVVNTEGIPIKSTMDNPTTTQYANLMHNFILKARCTVREIDPQNDLTFLRIRSKKNEIMVAPDKDYFLIVIQNPTE encoded by the exons GCAGAGGTGGAGGAGACACTGAAGCGACTTCAGAGCCAGAAGGGAGTACAGGGCATCATCGTGGTGAACACAGAAG GCATTCCCATCAAGAGCACCATGGACAATCCCACCACCACACAGTATGCCAACCTCATGCACAACTTCATCTTGAAGGCCCGGTGCACAGTGCGTGAAATCGACCCCCAGAATGACCTCACCTTCCTTCGAATTCgctccaagaaaaatgaaattatggtTGCACCAG atAAAGACTATTTCCTGATTGTGATTCAGAATCCAACTGAATAA
- the DYNLRB1 gene encoding dynein light chain roadblock-type 1 isoform X1, with protein MLCEAEVEETLKRLQSQKGVQGIIVVNTEGIPIKSTMDNPTTTQYANLMHNFILKARCTVREIDPQNDLTFLRIRSKKNEIMVAPDKDYFLIVIQNPTE; from the exons GCAGAGGTGGAGGAGACACTGAAGCGACTTCAGAGCCAGAAGGGAGTACAGGGCATCATCGTGGTGAACACAGAAG GCATTCCCATCAAGAGCACCATGGACAATCCCACCACCACACAGTATGCCAACCTCATGCACAACTTCATCTTGAAGGCCCGGTGCACAGTGCGTGAAATCGACCCCCAGAATGACCTCACCTTCCTTCGAATTCgctccaagaaaaatgaaattatggtTGCACCAG atAAAGACTATTTCCTGATTGTGATTCAGAATCCAACTGAATAA